A segment of the Labrus bergylta chromosome 11, fLabBer1.1, whole genome shotgun sequence genome:
gcaacaaaaacatgtaacatGCCTTTAAATTTAACGGTTAAATGTTTGCAGCCCCTTTTTGATTAATGCATGCATTCATTTACCAGCCTATCTGCCACCCTATGGACATTGTGATTCATGACACCATCTACAGTTACACTGATTTTAATCTGAATTACGGTTTTTGCATCCTTTCTGAGTCTCTGCAGAGGAGCTGTAGTCActtctctttctgctttttctttcagAACAATGGAAGCCAATCGACCCCGAGGAGAAGAAACATTACGACAGAGAGTTTCTTCTGGGCTTCCAGTTCATCTCCGCCAGCATGAACAAGCCCGAGGGTCTGCCAGCCATCAGTGACGTCGTCCTGGACAAGGTGATAAAGACACAGGGTCAAACATTTAGTCTCATGCTAATAACTTGTCATGTTTTAATACGCTGGAAGCAGTCAGCCCCCggtgtgttttttaatgctgTAAGAATGTACGTTGCTTCTGAGGAAACATGAGCAGTGATGGAAATCTTTGCAATCAAGATGAcgtttaattttgtttttccaggcCAATAAAAACCCACTTCGCCAACTTGACCCCAGTCGTCTTCAGGGAATGAACTGTGGTCCTGACTTCACACCTTCCTTTGCAAACCTTGGCCGGCCTGgcatgggaggaggaggaggagggggagggggaggaggaggaagcagaggaCCGGTGAGTTAACATTTATAAAAGGGGATGCAAAAGCTCTGCACTTTAAAGATCATAACCCTTGATTTACATTGAGTCATTGACCTTTCTCCCCATCGCTCCTCCCAGCCTCCAGGAATGGGCATGGGAGCCGGCGGCCCGCGTCGCTCTCAGCAGATGCAGAGGAAAGAGCCGAGGAAAATCATCACCACCATGTCCCTCGGTGACGACATTCAGCTGAACAAGGCAGAGAAGGCCTGGAAACCTTCGGCCAAGAAATCCACTCGCGGCCGTGCAGCCGAGGAGGTTGAGGAGAACGATCCCCAAAACAGCAAGACCCAGGAGCTGTTCAAACAGGTCCGCAGCATCCTCAACAAGCTGACCCCACAAAAGTTTCAACAGCTCATGAAACAGGTGTCGGAACTGACTATTGACACTGAGGAAAGACTGAAAGGAGTCATAGATCTGACCTTCGAAAAGGCCATCTCTGAGCCGGACTTCTCCGTCGCCTACGCCAACATGTGCCGCTGCCTTATGGGGGTAAGTGACAACGCACACGCCCGGAAGTATGTTTTGAATACACATgaatgcatgtttgtttgtgaataGAGGTCcatgatgttttgttttatatacATCACAAAATTATATAtacttgttttattcttttcacaATGACTTGCCGATATGAAAAGGTCGGCCATGTTCGGGTTTTCGTTTGATTCAGTGCTGTGGatccacaacaaaaaaaacgccCTCTGGTAAGACGGAGCGAGATTTAGTGTGTCCAAGTAAGAATTGCTGCAGAACAAAAAGTCCTACTGCACCCTGACACATCTTGCAACTTTTATGCTTTTGGGGCTCTTCTCCCCCACAATCCTTTGCACATTAGACCAATCTTCCCATTGAGCTATTGAGAGTAGGGGTGGACTGGTTATcggcatgggggggggggatattcTGCAGTTGGCGGATTATCTGTATCggcattttattttactttgcacATAAAATTAATGACGGTAAACTCCGATATAtgagatgcacttttaataccttttttccatcttaaaagttggctgcatcttggggcactggtggcacaTTGGTTTGtgggcgccccatgtatggaggctgtggtcctccgagcggacggcccgggttcaaatccggcctttTGCTCCTgacccgcatgtcattcccctctctctctctctctctctctctctctctctctctctctctctctctctctctctctctctctctctccctgatttccaactctatccactctcctatctctccattaaaggcacaaaaagccccccaaaaaaataattaaaaaaaaagttggctACTTCTTATACACcagtgcgaccaatataccggTATGAAATCTTGACACGCGCCGAGTGCAGCCGCCACGATCAACGCACGCGACGTGACACGATTAGAAATGCTTCCccaatcatttttttgttgaaagcTGATTGCACGCTGTGAGGGGAAAGACAGTGACACAGACCATTCTGTTTACGGGACTTTCTCACATCATGTCTAATCATGACTTTACTGAAAACGGTGGTACATTGTTCTGTAATTAAATCTTGTCGAGTGCTTTAAAGAGTGACAAGTGGAGTCAGGCAGAGAGCTCGGTGTCTGcgcttcacaactttccctgcagactgagagcTCGACTACTGTACTGTGACTAGTAGGAGAGCAAACTCTACaatgagaaaacaaatggaGCTAAAAGACCGacacagctgcagagaaactACATGCTGTCGACTTCGCTGAACACGGTAGAAATTGTCACGCAGGATGACAGTTtatacctttttattttctctctgagagctTCAAAAACAGACTCTGAATTATAGTCCGTATTTTACGTTAGTTAATTATACATATTTTAACGctatctgattggctacaggtCACACGAGTAAAAGCCAATCAGAACCAGCCCTGGCAGCAGCTTTTTTTCTCAAAAGCTCTGTAAcaaagctcagccgtcatcatgTTTTTCGTGCACTCTCATTGATTCAGCGACGGGgttatattggtgtcccagtctgtgaggtcaTATTGCGTTTCAGCGTTGTGGAAGCACTGCACAGCAGGAGCTTCTCATACACAGCGCTGCGTTCCCTGCTGGCTCAGCCATCCCTCCTCTGTTACACCTTCGAAGACGATACAAATGAGGGGTTCACTTCCCCCTGCTGTTACGCCTCTGCGACATTCATATCGAAGGTGAAACCTCACGGAAATATGGAGGCTTGTTGTAGCAGACCTTGCTCAGGTGTTTATGTGGTAACTGTGGCAGATTAAAGGATCCAGTGATGCTGCTGATCAAAATGATGGTATTGAGGAGCCACTTGCTCTAGGTAACTCTACTTCTTGTCTTTCCCTGTCCTGTTTtcgttctttctttctttttgaacattcattttctctttccAGCTCAAAGTCGAAGCCACAGATAAGCCGGGAGCCACTGTGAATTTCCGCAAGCTGCTGCTAAATCGATGCCAGAAGGAGTTTGAGAAGGACAAAGACGACGACGAGATCTTtgagaagaagcagaaagagcTGGAGGCGGCCTCAGGGGTACAGTAACGGGTTCTTAACATCACAAAAGAAACCAGTTTGATTGTTGATCTCGGGTGTTTGTTGGGGCTCATTAGAAGGTCACGATGCATCGTGAGGAAACCAACGTACAGAGAGAATTTACAGCTgactatttctgtttttgtgtctctgtttacaCGCAGGACGACGTGAAGCAACTCactgaggagctgcaggaggctAAAGACAAGGCCAGGAGGCGCTCACTGGGGAACATCAAGTTCATTGGCGAGCTGTTTAAGCTGAAGATGCTCACAGAGGTCATCATGCACGATTGCATTGTAAAGCTGCTGAAAAACCACGACGAGGAGTCGCTGGAGTGCCTGTGTAGATTGTTCTCCACCATCGGAAAGGACCTAGACTTTGAAAAGGCCAAGGTACCAATGCACGCTGACAAACGTGTGGTTTGATTTTCAACTTATTGTAAGAGATCACCAAACTGTTGTGTTCATCTTCAGCCTCGTATGGATCAGTACTTCAACCAGATggagaaaataacaaaggagaGGAAGAACAGCTCCAGGATTCGCTTCATGCTGCAGGATGTGCTCGATCTTCGACGGGTAAAGCAGAAATATCACACGCATACAGTTCACATCTAGTATCCTCATGCTTCTcaaaacaagaccatcaggTACATTTTTAATGTCCGGGTCATGCTGGGAAGGAGCTAcatgtcggatttgaacccaggcctcctgctttgaggactataggcCCAATCTCGAtgtccaccctcacacactcactgactttGGTGCGCGTTCCCGGTAAGTCTGTGAGGGTTTATTGCTGTCCCACTGTGAAATCCCCAAGTGTTTGAGGGATCTCTCGCTGACTTTACGAGCCCTTTATGCACCCTGTCCATAAGTGGGCATAGCTGCAGACTTAACGTGAGGGAAGTACCCATAGTTCATAGCATTGTGACGTGAAATATATGATTTCTCGGGGAAGCCCACAACAATTGTCAGCCCACAACAAACGCCATATAACCAAGAcggtaaaaaataacaaaaaaactttGCAACATGAAATCATGCAGTCATGGTTACAAAGTTCTGTCCCATTTCTATTTAACCATTGGAGCCCTCGCAGCCTCATGCACTCAATCACTTTTCAGGTGACGTCAATAAAGTCAGTAAGGGCTCAGGGTTTAGGGAGGACATCGAGATTCAGCCTGTAGTCGTCGATTATAGGGCATGCACacttaaatgttgtttcaagatggctgcaacctccagtgttgtgAAGTGAAGCTGCAGTTTACAGGGCACCAGATAggctagcggttatgttgcacgcctcatgtacagaggctaaagtcctcacAGCAGCGGCCTTAGGTTCCAATCTGACCTCgtccctttgctgcatgcccccccttctctctccacccatcatttcctgtctctcttcagctgaaaaaaaaggctgcaaatccccaaatgtccacttgaggcttatCCAATAGTTAATTCACAAAGTGTCCCAAGAACAAAGAGTTGCACTGAGTTACAAAATTCCCAAAATTTCTTAGTCTCATGAGATTTTCTAAGAGTTTGCCTTTTAAGTTGAGATCCTGGTAGAGATAAAAAAGTTATTCACGTCGTGTCGGAACGCTGCTGAGCTGACAAACAGGGACAGTTGTTCGACTTCAAAACGCCTCCACAGGAACCAATGTGTGACTTAACTGAtcctacgtccatgttttatacagtctgtggttttaaGCAGTCTTGAAATACGCTACCACTGCCAAGTCGTCATAAAATCCTGTCAGGcatcaaaagaaacatttcctaTTCCTCCATATTGACTGTGGACGACATCGACTTGTTGAGTTTTGGTCGAGAGTCAAAGGAAAGGAGCAGATGTGGCTTCTCAGAGCAATGCTTCGACGACGggttctcttttctttcttttttttactgagaaAATGATCAGCAACTTTTAGGGACCTTCAAAAGGAGTTGCACCTAGCTATGGCTAAAGGTCATCCTTAGTGGGCAATCACAACTTTGTCCTGAGCCCGCGCCACACCACCATGTTTACTGGAGGGTCAGTGTTTAGTAGTTTCCTTCATCGTGTTTCTTAGCGGACTCTGTTAGTCCTTGTTagtttccatgtgtgtgtttctctggcCTTCAGTGTGAGTTGTATTGTTGCATGtagtctgttgtgtgtgtgtgtgtgttcattttagtgtgtgtttctgtacgCAGTCCCAGAGACGTCCACACTGGTCCTTCAGCCCTGGCCTGTGTGAGTCTCTTTTATGGGCTTACAAAGAAACTGCTTCCTCAGCTCTTTAATGCAGCACTGCTCCTAAACATAGATCTGCTCTGTGCCATCGGCTGAGACAATCACATCAGAGGTTTTACATGTCCTTAACGTCTCCATGTTTGTTGGCTGGTGTGGTTTTTTAGTAGTGATATAAAGCCGTTTTGTTGGAGTGGAAGCGTTGCTCTGAAGGAATGCTGCAGTCCTGTAGTTATGTGCCCAGTCCCGCCCACGCAGCCTTACAAAACCTGCTGTCTTCAGGGCTTTTATAAGCCAAAAATCAGCTGCTCCAAGTCAGCACATCGGCCCAGTTTAACAGTGAAACACTCTTTGTTTCCtttggaggagaagagggaaacGTCTTATAGATGTTGATCTCTTCTCCTTTAAGTCTGACTTTATTATATAAATCCAACATGTGTTCATGATGCATGTGATTAGTCCTCCAAATCTGTGACTTGTTCTCTTAAATGTTAGGATTTGTTGTTGGAATTGATGATATGCCCCACCTCTGCTGCACTGCGCTGTACTCACAATCTCTACCACCACCTCAGAACAACTGGGTGCCCCGGAGAGGCGACCAAGGCCCCAAGACCATCGACCAGATCCACAAAGACGCCGAGCTGGAGGAGCACAGGGAGCAGATGAAGGTGCAGCAAGCCCTCGTCTCCAAGAAGGAGTCGGGCGGCGGCGGCGGAGGAGGCAGGATGGGTGGAGGAGGCCAGGGCGGTCGTGGGGGCCATCACACCCCAGGCCGCGGTGCTCCTCCccaggatgagggctggaacACAGTGCCCATCTCCAAGAACCGACCTATTGACACATCTCGCCTTAGCAAAATCACAAAGGTAGGAGAGCGAGGTGACCTCCTCAGCTGGTGCTGTCATCACTTCACCTAAATTAAAGTTTTACACATTAAACCAAATGAAACACTCTTTGAAGTTTTTAACCCACGTGTTAAACAACTGTCTCTTCTTTTAGACTCCTGTTCTTGACTTTAACAATCAGCTTCTTGCCCCCGGCGGTAAAGGCACATGGGGCAGCTGGGGAAAGGGCAGCAGCGGCGGTTCAAGCACCAAACCTGCAGAACCTGGTAGGTTTCCAAGCGTAATGACATTTACATCCACTAAGTACGTAGATAACTTCCTCAAACTCAAccctggatgtgtgtgtgtgttttttattcatagGCTCAGAGACGGGCGGGCGTCCAGGCGCCAGCACTCTCAACAGGTTCTCCGCCTTGCAGCAGTCTTCGTCCTCCATTTCAGCGGATTCAGACAGACGAGTTCCTCAGAGGTTAGAAACAGAACTAAACTGCCGAAGCGAAACAAGCGCTTTAAGACAGAAacattcagtatttttttttactcccccTGACTctgctctccctcttttctctacGCCTCTACAGGAACAGCTCAAGTCGGGAGCGCGGCGAGAACTTCGACCGCTCTAATCGCGGCGGTGACAGATTTGACAGACGGGACGACCGAGATCGCAACCGCCTGCAGGTCACCAAGCGCAGTTTTAGCCGGGAGAATGAAGGACAGAGCCGGGAGAGGGAGCAGCGCGGGTCGGCTGATCCTGTCCGCAGGGTAGCGAGCATGACTGACGACAGAGACCGAGGCAGCAGAGACCGAGGCAGCAGAGACAGGGGCAGCAGAGACAGGGGCAGCAGAGACAGGGGCAGCAGAGACCGAGGCAGCAAAGAGCGAGCCAGCAGCAAAGACGGTGAGAGAAGTGACTCAGAAATAGAGAGAAACCCCAATTGTTAAAGAATGATATTTTAAGTATtcagctgaaaaacaaaaccaggCACCACAAAACATTGTCCAGCGCCCTACGTCCCCCGAAGagtttttcatttcctttctgtTATGCTCATAAACAGTGAAGCGGGAGAAAACTGccacccccccacctccccagACCCCCACCAAGCCTGCCTTGACTGAAGAAGAGCTGAACAAAAAGTCGATCGCCATCATCGAGGAGTACCTACACATCAACGACATGAAGGTACAGAGTTACGCACATATAGACATATCATTAAGGATTACAGAGGATTCATTTTGTAACCatgtgtttgttcttctgtcTCCACAGGAGGccctgcagtgtgtgcaggAGATGAACAGCACTCAGCTGCTCTTTGTGTTCGTACGAAACGGGCTGGAGTCCACGCTGGAGCGCAGCACCATCGCCAGAGAGCACACGGGTCTGCTCCTGCACCAGCTTATCAAGGCCGGCACGCTCCCAAAGCAGCAGTACTACAAAGGGTGAGTGTTGGGGTgagactatgtggaaattgggagtacgggcgcactcacactgggcaatccgtaccgtgcctaAACACGCGTCACCCCttcagtccagtttgtttgtctAGTGTGAGTCCTCTGATCCGGGCTCAAACTCGGTACACTTCCTCGGCCCTGGCACGCTTcaaagaggtgtgcttcggcacggtacagttcatgcacacGCACGCAGGTACACAatgtggacagccttcattatgtcTCTATCAAGACTCGTCTCCTCTTTCGCCCCCTGGGGTAGAGTCCCTTTGCAGccttaagaaaaagctaaagacccagctctttctgAACACCTatgaccttaatgatgatgatgatgctctgcctctggtcacttcctgtcagcacctctgttcacttcctgtcagcacctctgatCAGTTGGTTTGCATTTCCTgaagttgtttcctcctctaGATCATGGCTTGTAATTTCTGTGAGAATCAGTTTATTTACTTAAATATTGAAAAAGGTTGTTTACGATCAGAGAGTTGCTTTGAGAACAGCTCGGACGATCTCTGGCATGAAATGTGCAGCTTGATATAAAGAGAGTGAAAACTAAATGTTATTAGAAAAGCATTTTAGATCAAACTCTTTGAAATGCAAGTTTTGCCTGAAAGCGTGTacagcaggattttaaatgaGCAGACACCCAGAGGGGCAGGAAGTAAATCAGTGTCTGAAGAGAAATACTCTGTAAACAGTTTCTCAGCCAGAGAAGTCAGTTTCCATGTTTGAGTTAATTTGGTGACATATGGCTCAGATTCTCTGTCTGCTGAGACATGTGGAacccccttctcctcctttaAACCTGGACtttaaagtgtgtgtctgtgtgtgtgtcctcaggctTCAGGAAATCCTGGAGGTGGCCGAAGACATGGCCATAGACGTCCCTCACATCTGGCTGTACCTGGCAGAGCTGATCACGCCCATGCTCCACGAGGGAGGCATCCCCATGGGAGAACTTTTCAGGTAcgtcccatctctctctctctctctctctttctctctctctctctctctctctctctccccccccccctcatcaccacgtttaaaaaaaaaaaaaaaatcaacctgcACGAGAAGACGGCCTGTGGATGTTTGGAATTTGTTCACCAGATGTTTGACCTGcgttgacctttttttttttatgtctccaGGGAGATTTCAAAGCCTTTGATCCCCCTGGGCCAGGCCGGGGTCCTGCTGGTCCACATCCTCACTTTACTCTGCAAAGGGATGGTGAGACCAGAACAATAATATCCTCTTATTAGTGTTATCATACAGACTCATCAGACTCTTTCCTATGATAGTGGCCTCTTCAACTTTCTcttcaaacatttctttctCATCAGAGCCATAAAAAAGCGGGCGCCATGTGGCGGGAAGCTGGCCTCCGGTGGAAAGACTTCCTCCCAGAAGACGTCGACGTCAACAAGTTCGTAACAGAAAAGGTGAGAGGGCTGCTCCGCTTCACTGGCCACAGATGCAATATTCCCTACATTTTATAATACATCTGTTGATATCAAAATTACAGTGAgatgtaaaatatataattaatatgTATCAGCGGTGGCGCTTTGGCTGTTGTGGTCTGTAAGGCAACgtgacctcacagactgggacaccaatgtAACGCCACCGGGGCACTTATGGCGAGTTAGAGGTTCTTTACCCTGTTATGAAGCTAAAGAGTTGAACCTGTTTTGTGTAATCCAGGATGTGGAGTTCACTCTGGGCGATGAGTCGGAGGAAAGCAACAAGAAGGAGCTGAGCTCCGGAGAGCTGACCAAACAGCTGGAGCGCCTGATGCAAGACCAGGCCGACACCCAGAGGATCTTTGACTGGATCGAGGTACGTAATGGCGCTCTATGTGTAGTTTGTCTCAATCTTTAATCCTTGatttatgaataaaataagtaaaTTCATCCTCTCTGTATGTGCAGGCCAACctggatgagcagcagagctcgTCCAACATGTTCGTCAGAGCTTTGATGACCTGCGTCTGCCAGTCAGCCGTTACTTGTAAGTCAACACAAAGATTGAAGATTTACTTTTAAGGGCGTGGTTAATGAATGAGGCCCCGCCCCTCTCTCTGATCCCTGTACCCAGCTCTATCTGCTCTATCCCTGTCCTCTCGATGAACGAATCaaaagcctttaaaaataaagcctCATTACCAAGCTCATCAGTGGCCTGCCCAGGCATCTTTCTGGCCTGTTGTTTAGTATCAGGTCTTATCAGATGATCCGTTAGCGTCCCTGTCTCTTTACCTCTCATGCACACGTTGCTAGCCGTGTCCGCTCTGcaggagatcagagagagagacatccaCAAGTGCGTCCCTGTTGTCAGTGGATCTACCGTGGTGCAATGTCCTGTGTTGAATATGAACCTTCTTAAAGCTTGTCGTCTACAGCTGATGACATCCTGCCCTCTAAtagctgctttcacacctgcggaaaactcctgaagttttcctcgctgagcgtcatgtgtgaacacaaacagctgaatgtttctcctccagcctcctcgtattcattctgcagaaagtcagagtgagctgatgatagaacacagcaggatataatcaggagaattcacctggagcgagtgggagggggtggtgacgtttattccctgtgatcgctgcacgatcatagactgtctgcacgccacctctaccatctccgtgctcacaacctgctgcattatgtttcctgttctccagtatgttcttctccactctttagttcacattgggATTATGTTGAACTGcatgtagcattgatacaaaggcaaatattctcattaaagcGTTGTGTTGCGGACTCTGATGCATCATCCACTTCTTCTGGGTCTTACCTCAGTAgaccctccccccctcctgtctgacagggatagtctcccaatGTGAggttcatgtgtgaacaaccaggtcaggagaatatccggagcagtcctcctggaGTGCAGATGGAAACCGCTTTAGTTTAGGATTGTTAACAATGAGC
Coding sequences within it:
- the LOC109986255 gene encoding eukaryotic translation initiation factor 4 gamma 1 isoform X6; this encodes MGNRGSQEQQDSEAGAYYPAQPQFTPSVQAAPVIMNPAPQQQQPPPPPPQHIPTKRERKQIRIRDPNQGGRDITEEIMSGGRSGSTPTPPQTAISGSESPAASQANGESAPAAATPALVRPDDRSKPSPPPLSKTPELAKGDPIPTEATHSVTNTKPALPPLPSEAEDAPLETISTLAPSAPVADVMDAPPPLREPTPTPQSAPEVPAYPAPLPDPVPSSAAQDKTDTEAKEEEEDEVEEAPPTSTNGVPEVETEKLPVMLPTSHMEAPLESPIAQPEELCLLNGLPLPAPQDPEVPAFCTAERDDSPIAEPDISQQPIRESAADIVQAEPTPAVQTTPTPTTQTTPTPTTQTTPTPTTQTTPTPTTQTTPTPTTQTTPTPTTQTTPTPTTQTTPTPSTQTTPTPVEEPAPAPTVVEIAADPIVLTAPTQPETQEVVPPVALDVKDDNTPLSESPVTEEKPAPAETVSSVADSTPETAPTPPPPTAEEREDTPPPQTVTPALVETTMQAAVSVPKKKRKMKDLNKKEAVGDLLDAFKEEQVVAPAEPEPAPATETKPPTASPPTPEEADLTWEDKEDKEDKLDAENIQPDGKKYQYKGEQWKPIDPEEKKHYDREFLLGFQFISASMNKPEGLPAISDVVLDKANKNPLRQLDPSRLQGMNCGPDFTPSFANLGRPGMGGGGGGGGGGGGSRGPPPGMGMGAGGPRRSQQMQRKEPRKIITTMSLGDDIQLNKAEKAWKPSAKKSTRGRAAEEVEENDPQNSKTQELFKQVRSILNKLTPQKFQQLMKQVSELTIDTEERLKGVIDLTFEKAISEPDFSVAYANMCRCLMGLKVEATDKPGATVNFRKLLLNRCQKEFEKDKDDDEIFEKKQKELEAASGDDVKQLTEELQEAKDKARRRSLGNIKFIGELFKLKMLTEVIMHDCIVKLLKNHDEESLECLCRLFSTIGKDLDFEKAKPRMDQYFNQMEKITKERKNSSRIRFMLQDVLDLRRNNWVPRRGDQGPKTIDQIHKDAELEEHREQMKVQQALVSKKESGGGGGGGRMGGGGQGGRGGHHTPGRGAPPQDEGWNTVPISKNRPIDTSRLSKITKTPVLDFNNQLLAPGGKGTWGSWGKGSSGGSSTKPAEPGSETGGRPGASTLNRFSALQQSSSSISADSDRRVPQRNSSSRERGENFDRSNRGGDRFDRRDDRDRNRLQVTKRSFSRENEGQSREREQRGSADPVRRVASMTDDRDRGSRDRGSRDRGSRDRGSRDRGSRDRGSKERASSKDVKREKTATPPPPQTPTKPALTEEELNKKSIAIIEEYLHINDMKEALQCVQEMNSTQLLFVFVRNGLESTLERSTIAREHTGLLLHQLIKAGTLPKQQYYKGLQEILEVAEDMAIDVPHIWLYLAELITPMLHEGGIPMGELFREISKPLIPLGQAGVLLVHILTLLCKGMSHKKAGAMWREAGLRWKDFLPEDVDVNKFVTEKDVEFTLGDESEESNKKELSSGELTKQLERLMQDQADTQRIFDWIEANLDEQQSSSNMFVRALMTCVCQSAVTCENPFKVDAEQIKQRAKLLQKYLKDEQKELQALYALQALMVEMEQPANLLRMFFDTLYDEDVIKEEAFYKWESSKDPAEQQGKGVALKSVTAFFTWLREAEDEDESDNS
- the LOC109986255 gene encoding eukaryotic translation initiation factor 4 gamma 1 isoform X2, coding for MYTGPHLPPHAELHEMNKAPQPITGPPSNPHPAPSPGLSQPSFPGQPPSVVFATPPPPQMNPTPQTRQFAPGPRPLHQQGSFRSLQPYYTNRTGLPPTSGPRGVPPSSGPRPVTPTHVYQAGPGSRMMMIPGQQLPFPSSPQGPAYFIPGQYQSATYVATPQQYPVPAGTPGFYPGTSPAEYAGAYYPAQPQFTPSVQAAPVIMNPAPQQQQPPPPPPQHIPTKRERKQIRIRDPNQGGRDITEEIMSGGRSGSTPTPPQTAISGSESPAASQANGESAPAAATPALVRPDDRSKPSPPPLSKTPELAKGDPIPTEATHSVTNTKPALPPLPSEAEDAPLETISTLAPSAPVADVMDAPPPLREPTPTPQSAPEVPAYPAPLPDPVPSSAAQDKTDTEAKEEEEDEVEEAPPTSTNGVPEVETEKLPVMLPTSHMEAPLESPIAQPEELCLLNGLPLPAPQDPEVPAFCTAERDDSPIAEPDISQQPIRESAADIVQAEPTPAVQTTPTPTTQTTPTPTTQTTPTPTTQTTPTPTTQTTPTPTTQTTPTPTTQTTPTPTTQTTPTPSTQTTPTPVEEPAPAPTVVEIAADPIVLTAPTQPETQEVVPPVALDVKDDNTPLSESPVTEEKPAPAETVSSVADSTPETAPTPPPPTAEEREDTPPPQTVTPALVETTMQAAVSVPKKKRKMKDLNKKEAVGDLLDAFKEEQVVAPAEPEPAPATETKPPTASPPTPEEADLTWEDKEDKEDKLDAENIQPDGKKYQYKGEQWKPIDPEEKKHYDREFLLGFQFISASMNKPEGLPAISDVVLDKANKNPLRQLDPSRLQGMNCGPDFTPSFANLGRPGMGGGGGGGGGGGGSRGPPPGMGMGAGGPRRSQQMQRKEPRKIITTMSLGDDIQLNKAEKAWKPSAKKSTRGRAAEEVEENDPQNSKTQELFKQVRSILNKLTPQKFQQLMKQVSELTIDTEERLKGVIDLTFEKAISEPDFSVAYANMCRCLMGLKVEATDKPGATVNFRKLLLNRCQKEFEKDKDDDEIFEKKQKELEAASGDDVKQLTEELQEAKDKARRRSLGNIKFIGELFKLKMLTEVIMHDCIVKLLKNHDEESLECLCRLFSTIGKDLDFEKAKPRMDQYFNQMEKITKERKNSSRIRFMLQDVLDLRRNNWVPRRGDQGPKTIDQIHKDAELEEHREQMKVQQALVSKKESGGGGGGGRMGGGGQGGRGGHHTPGRGAPPQDEGWNTVPISKNRPIDTSRLSKITKTPVLDFNNQLLAPGGKGTWGSWGKGSSGGSSTKPAEPGSETGGRPGASTLNRFSALQQSSSSISADSDRRVPQRNSSSRERGENFDRSNRGGDRFDRRDDRDRNRLQVTKRSFSRENEGQSREREQRGSADPVRRVASMTDDRDRGSRDRGSRDRGSRDRGSRDRGSRDRGSKERASSKDVKREKTATPPPPQTPTKPALTEEELNKKSIAIIEEYLHINDMKEALQCVQEMNSTQLLFVFVRNGLESTLERSTIAREHTGLLLHQLIKAGTLPKQQYYKGLQEILEVAEDMAIDVPHIWLYLAELITPMLHEGGIPMGELFREISKPLIPLGQAGVLLVHILTLLCKGMSHKKAGAMWREAGLRWKDFLPEDVDVNKFVTEKDVEFTLGDESEESNKKELSSGELTKQLERLMQDQADTQRIFDWIEANLDEQQSSSNMFVRALMTCVCQSAVTCENPFKVDAEQIKQRAKLLQKYLKDEQKELQALYALQALMVEMEQPANLLRMFFDTLYDEDVIKEEAFYKWESSKDPAEQQGKGVALKSVTAFFTWLREAEDEDESDNS